In Raphanus sativus cultivar WK10039 chromosome 5, ASM80110v3, whole genome shotgun sequence, the following proteins share a genomic window:
- the LOC108863042 gene encoding WEB family protein At3g02930, chloroplastic isoform X3 → MKEDLRRANEVIASLEDEKAKALDELLKARKDAEEASEKVEEALKAQREAEESSEIEKFEAVEAGIEAVQRKEEEMKKEIERLKSNHASEASAALRELERVRQELVAANEAKSKAQSEADEATKMAAIHEEKVEILSSELIRLKALLDSTREKETISNKEIASKLGGEIDVLRRELEKARGFEAEVKEVEMVVERLKGELEAAQGCAEEWRNRAEELEEADELKRSALVSLVTVRKQLEESDGRLEGMESKVTDLKEKIRLLETVVARKEEALEECEERLSVAEVELSKAERELETVKEEVLKKERDAMEERSKLLSELGRWKEEEEKSKKAMESLASALHEVSSEARELKESERQVEDLKLVMRETSDKYEKMLEEARHEIDVLVNAVEQTKRELESSVVDWEMREAGLVSHVKRFDEEVSSMSKEMNRLGGLVKRTKEEADAAWKKEAEMRDGLKEVEDEVIYLQETLREARAESFKLNEKMLDKETEFQSVVHENDVLRVKQDESLKKIDELTRLLEEALAEKHDNKVEVSESEKDYDLLEFCEENGHRSVEEKDREEKDDNRVEVEFKMWESCEIEKKEAFPKEKPEQEAPKEEVEDQSEKTSPENMKESREDRVVNEEKEKKIKKKTLFGKVGNLLKKKGPVNQR, encoded by the coding sequence ATGAAGGAAGATCTGAGGAGAGCGAATGAGGTGATAGCATCGCTAGAGGATGAAAAGGCTAAAGCACTTGATGAGCTGCTCAAAGCGAGGAAAGACGCTGAAGAGGCTTCAGAGAAGGTCGAAGAGGCCTTGAAAGCTCAGAGAGAGGCAGAGGAGAGTTCCGAAATCGAGAAATTCGAAGCCGTGGAGGCAGGGATAGAGGCAGttcagagaaaagaagaagagatgaagaaagaaaTCGAGAGACTCAAGAGCAACCACGCTTCCGAAGCTTCAGCTGCTCTACGGGAGCTGGAGAGAGTGAGGCAAGAGCTGGTGGCAGCTAACGAGGCCAAGAGCAAGGCTCAGAGCGAAGCAGATGAGGCTACCAAGATGGCTGCCATCCACGAGGAGAAAGTGGAGATCTTATCCTCTGAGCTGATACGGTTGAAGGCTTTGCTGGATTCCACCAGGGAGAAGGAAACAATCTCAAACAAGGAGATTGCTTCGAAGCTAGGAGGGGAGATAGATGTTCTGAGAAGAGAGCTTGAGAAGGCGAGAGGTTTTGAAGCAGAGGTAAAGGAGGTGGAGATGGTCGTGGAGAGGCTTAAGGGGGAGTTAGAAGCTGCGCAAGGTTGTGCTGAAGAGTGGAGAAACAGAGCAGAAGAGTTGGAGGAAGCTGATGAGCTCAAGAGATCTGCATTGGTTTCTCTTGTAACTGTAAGGAAGCAGCTGGAAGAAAGCGACGGTAGATTGGAGGGTATGGAGTCCAAAGTCACTGATCTCAAGGAGAAGATCAGGTTGTTGGAGACGGTGGTTGCTAGGAAGGAGGAGGCTCTTGAGGAGTGTGAAGAGCGGTTGAGTGTTGCAGAAGTAGAGTTATCTAAGGCCGAGAGAGAGCTTGAAACTGTGAAGGAGGAGGTGTTAAAGAAGGAGCGAGATGCTATGGAAGAGAGAAGCAAGCTCTTGTCAGAGCTGGGGAGATggaaagaggaagaggagaagagcAAGAAAGCTATGGAGAGTTTAGCTTCAGCATTGCACGAAGTGTCAAGCGAAGCACGCGAGTTGAAAGAATCTGAACGGCAAGTGGAAGATCTGAAGCTGGTCATGAGAGAAACGAGCGACAAGTACGAGAAGATGCTGGAGGAGGCGAGGCATGAGATAGATGTTCTCGTCAACGCGGTGGAGCAGACCAAGAGAGAGTTAGAGAGCTCGGTGGTGGACTGGGAGATGAGAGAAGCGGGTTTGGTTAGCCATGTGAAGAGATTCGATGAGGAGGTTTCTTCAATGAGTAAAGAGATGAACAGGTTGGGTGGTTTGGTGAAAAGGACTAAGGAGGAAGCTGATGCGGCGTGGAAGAAGGAAGCAGAGATGAGAGATGGGTTGAAAGAAGTGGAGGATGAGGTGATTTATCTTCAGGAGACTCTCAGGGAGGCGAGAGCTGAGAGTTTTAAACTGAATGAGAAAATGTTGGATAAGGAGACAGAGTTTCAGAGCGTTGTTCATGAGAATGATGTGCTCAGAGTGAAGCAGGATGAGTCTCTGAAGAAGATCGATGAGTTAACGAGGCTACTAGAGGAAGCTTTGGCTGAGAAACATGATAATAAAGTTGAGGTCAGTGAGAGCGAGAAGGACTATGATTTGCTTGAGTTCTGTGAGGAGAATGGTCATAGAAGTGTAGAAGAGAAGGacagagaagagaaagatgaTAATAGAGTTGAAGTTGAATTTAAAATGTGGGAAAGTTGTGAGATTGAGAAGAAAGAAGCTTTCCCCAAGGAGAAACCAGAGCAAGAGGCTCCAAAAGAAGAAGTAGAAGACCAAAGCGAGAAAACATCACCTGAAAACATGAAAGAAAGCAGAGAAGATCGGGTGGTGAatgaggagaaggagaagaagattaAGAAGAAGACTCTGTTTGGTAAAGTTGGGAATCTTCTAAAGAAGAAAGGACCTGTGAATCAgagataa
- the LOC108859561 gene encoding putative gamma-glutamylcyclotransferase At3g02910, translating into MGHGTMATPPTTTTIPAKTTLIFTYGTLKRGFSNHVLMQDLIRSGDSSFKGVYQTLDKYPLVCGPYRVPFLLNKPGSGHRVTGELYAVSPRGLSRLDELEGITRGHYVRQPIRLAAEKQGGGDLESCVVEAYYAHKSYDEKLWERSSGRSFGAYTENEARGYVKRKDRPQHLTFLDHIRIFVSSPCD; encoded by the coding sequence ATGGGACACGGAACAATGGCGACACCAccgaccaccaccaccatcccCGCCAAGACGACGCTCATCTTCACGTACGGAACCCTGAAGAGAGGATTCTCGAACCACGTCCTGATGCAAGATCTGATCCGATCAGGCGACTCATCTTTCAAAGGAGTCTACCAAACCCTAGACAAGTATCCCCTCGTCTGCGGACCGTACCGAGTCCCTTTCCTCCTCAACAAGCCTGGATCAGGCCATCGCGTGACGGGAGAGCTTTACGCCGTTTCTCCTCGCGGTCTCTCGCGTCTCGACGAGTTGGAAGGGATCACTCGAGGCCATTACGTGAGGCAGCCAATCCGCCTCGCTGCTGAGAAACAAGGAGGAGGAGATCTAGAGTCGTGCGTGGTTGAGGCGTATTATGCGCACAAGAGCTACGATGAGAAGCTGTGGGAAAGGAGTAGTGGGAGGTCGTTCGGCGCGTACACGGAGAACGAAGCGCGTGGATACGTGAAGCGTAAGGATCGACCGCAGCATCTTACCTTCTTGGACCATATCcgtatttttgtttcttctccatgtgattga
- the LOC108863042 gene encoding WEB family protein At3g02930, chloroplastic isoform X1: protein MASKINRTGASETTLSKSSPGSLRVPKLTRITTRSEPNTPSPTQQHSRLDRSSANSKPPSEKRSPKVPTPPEKTQTRAVRASESHQPRLVQMKEDLRRANEVIASLEDEKAKALDELLKARKDAEEASEKVEEALKAQREAEESSEIEKFEAVEAGIEAVQRKEEEMKKEIERLKSNHASEASAALRELERVRQELVAANEAKSKAQSEADEATKMAAIHEEKVEILSSELIRLKALLDSTREKETISNKEIASKLGGEIDVLRRELEKARGFEAEVKEVEMVVERLKGELEAAQGCAEEWRNRAEELEEADELKRSALVSLVTVRKQLEESDGRLEGMESKVTDLKEKIRLLETVVARKEEALEECEERLSVAEVELSKAERELETVKEEVLKKERDAMEERSKLLSELGRWKEEEEKSKKAMESLASALHEVSSEARELKESERQVEDLKLVMRETSDKYEKMLEEARHEIDVLVNAVEQTKRELESSVVDWEMREAGLVSHVKRFDEEVSSMSKEMNRLGGLVKRTKEEADAAWKKEAEMRDGLKEVEDEVIYLQETLREARAESFKLNEKMLDKETEFQSVVHENDVLRVKQDESLKKIDELTRLLEEALAEKHDNKVEVSESEKDYDLLEFCEENGHRSVEEKDREEKDDNRVEVEFKMWESCEIEKKEAFPKEKPEQEAPKEEVEDQSEKTSPENMKESREDRVVNEEKEKKIKKKTLFGKVGNLLKKKGPVNQR, encoded by the exons ATGGCTTCTAAGATTAA CAGAACTGGTGCATCCGAAACCACTCTGAGCAAATCATCTCCAGGATCTCTGAGAGTGCCTAAACTGACCCGCATTACGACTAGATCTGAACCTAATACTCCTTCACCAACTCAACAACACTCACGACTTGACCGCTCTTCTGCTAATTCAAAGCCTCCTTCTGAAAAGAGGTCTCCTAAAGTTCCAACTCCACCAGAA AAAACTCAAACACGGGCTGTGAGAGCATCAGAGTCTCATCAGCCTAGGTTGGTCCAGATGAAGGAAGATCTGAGGAGAGCGAATGAGGTGATAGCATCGCTAGAGGATGAAAAGGCTAAAGCACTTGATGAGCTGCTCAAAGCGAGGAAAGACGCTGAAGAGGCTTCAGAGAAGGTCGAAGAGGCCTTGAAAGCTCAGAGAGAGGCAGAGGAGAGTTCCGAAATCGAGAAATTCGAAGCCGTGGAGGCAGGGATAGAGGCAGttcagagaaaagaagaagagatgaagaaagaaaTCGAGAGACTCAAGAGCAACCACGCTTCCGAAGCTTCAGCTGCTCTACGGGAGCTGGAGAGAGTGAGGCAAGAGCTGGTGGCAGCTAACGAGGCCAAGAGCAAGGCTCAGAGCGAAGCAGATGAGGCTACCAAGATGGCTGCCATCCACGAGGAGAAAGTGGAGATCTTATCCTCTGAGCTGATACGGTTGAAGGCTTTGCTGGATTCCACCAGGGAGAAGGAAACAATCTCAAACAAGGAGATTGCTTCGAAGCTAGGAGGGGAGATAGATGTTCTGAGAAGAGAGCTTGAGAAGGCGAGAGGTTTTGAAGCAGAGGTAAAGGAGGTGGAGATGGTCGTGGAGAGGCTTAAGGGGGAGTTAGAAGCTGCGCAAGGTTGTGCTGAAGAGTGGAGAAACAGAGCAGAAGAGTTGGAGGAAGCTGATGAGCTCAAGAGATCTGCATTGGTTTCTCTTGTAACTGTAAGGAAGCAGCTGGAAGAAAGCGACGGTAGATTGGAGGGTATGGAGTCCAAAGTCACTGATCTCAAGGAGAAGATCAGGTTGTTGGAGACGGTGGTTGCTAGGAAGGAGGAGGCTCTTGAGGAGTGTGAAGAGCGGTTGAGTGTTGCAGAAGTAGAGTTATCTAAGGCCGAGAGAGAGCTTGAAACTGTGAAGGAGGAGGTGTTAAAGAAGGAGCGAGATGCTATGGAAGAGAGAAGCAAGCTCTTGTCAGAGCTGGGGAGATggaaagaggaagaggagaagagcAAGAAAGCTATGGAGAGTTTAGCTTCAGCATTGCACGAAGTGTCAAGCGAAGCACGCGAGTTGAAAGAATCTGAACGGCAAGTGGAAGATCTGAAGCTGGTCATGAGAGAAACGAGCGACAAGTACGAGAAGATGCTGGAGGAGGCGAGGCATGAGATAGATGTTCTCGTCAACGCGGTGGAGCAGACCAAGAGAGAGTTAGAGAGCTCGGTGGTGGACTGGGAGATGAGAGAAGCGGGTTTGGTTAGCCATGTGAAGAGATTCGATGAGGAGGTTTCTTCAATGAGTAAAGAGATGAACAGGTTGGGTGGTTTGGTGAAAAGGACTAAGGAGGAAGCTGATGCGGCGTGGAAGAAGGAAGCAGAGATGAGAGATGGGTTGAAAGAAGTGGAGGATGAGGTGATTTATCTTCAGGAGACTCTCAGGGAGGCGAGAGCTGAGAGTTTTAAACTGAATGAGAAAATGTTGGATAAGGAGACAGAGTTTCAGAGCGTTGTTCATGAGAATGATGTGCTCAGAGTGAAGCAGGATGAGTCTCTGAAGAAGATCGATGAGTTAACGAGGCTACTAGAGGAAGCTTTGGCTGAGAAACATGATAATAAAGTTGAGGTCAGTGAGAGCGAGAAGGACTATGATTTGCTTGAGTTCTGTGAGGAGAATGGTCATAGAAGTGTAGAAGAGAAGGacagagaagagaaagatgaTAATAGAGTTGAAGTTGAATTTAAAATGTGGGAAAGTTGTGAGATTGAGAAGAAAGAAGCTTTCCCCAAGGAGAAACCAGAGCAAGAGGCTCCAAAAGAAGAAGTAGAAGACCAAAGCGAGAAAACATCACCTGAAAACATGAAAGAAAGCAGAGAAGATCGGGTGGTGAatgaggagaaggagaagaagattaAGAAGAAGACTCTGTTTGGTAAAGTTGGGAATCTTCTAAAGAAGAAAGGACCTGTGAATCAgagataa
- the LOC108863042 gene encoding WEB family protein At3g02930, chloroplastic isoform X2, translating to MASKIKTGASETTLSKSSPGSLRVPKLTRITTRSEPNTPSPTQQHSRLDRSSANSKPPSEKRSPKVPTPPEKTQTRAVRASESHQPRLVQMKEDLRRANEVIASLEDEKAKALDELLKARKDAEEASEKVEEALKAQREAEESSEIEKFEAVEAGIEAVQRKEEEMKKEIERLKSNHASEASAALRELERVRQELVAANEAKSKAQSEADEATKMAAIHEEKVEILSSELIRLKALLDSTREKETISNKEIASKLGGEIDVLRRELEKARGFEAEVKEVEMVVERLKGELEAAQGCAEEWRNRAEELEEADELKRSALVSLVTVRKQLEESDGRLEGMESKVTDLKEKIRLLETVVARKEEALEECEERLSVAEVELSKAERELETVKEEVLKKERDAMEERSKLLSELGRWKEEEEKSKKAMESLASALHEVSSEARELKESERQVEDLKLVMRETSDKYEKMLEEARHEIDVLVNAVEQTKRELESSVVDWEMREAGLVSHVKRFDEEVSSMSKEMNRLGGLVKRTKEEADAAWKKEAEMRDGLKEVEDEVIYLQETLREARAESFKLNEKMLDKETEFQSVVHENDVLRVKQDESLKKIDELTRLLEEALAEKHDNKVEVSESEKDYDLLEFCEENGHRSVEEKDREEKDDNRVEVEFKMWESCEIEKKEAFPKEKPEQEAPKEEVEDQSEKTSPENMKESREDRVVNEEKEKKIKKKTLFGKVGNLLKKKGPVNQR from the exons ATGGCTTCTAAGATTAA AACTGGTGCATCCGAAACCACTCTGAGCAAATCATCTCCAGGATCTCTGAGAGTGCCTAAACTGACCCGCATTACGACTAGATCTGAACCTAATACTCCTTCACCAACTCAACAACACTCACGACTTGACCGCTCTTCTGCTAATTCAAAGCCTCCTTCTGAAAAGAGGTCTCCTAAAGTTCCAACTCCACCAGAA AAAACTCAAACACGGGCTGTGAGAGCATCAGAGTCTCATCAGCCTAGGTTGGTCCAGATGAAGGAAGATCTGAGGAGAGCGAATGAGGTGATAGCATCGCTAGAGGATGAAAAGGCTAAAGCACTTGATGAGCTGCTCAAAGCGAGGAAAGACGCTGAAGAGGCTTCAGAGAAGGTCGAAGAGGCCTTGAAAGCTCAGAGAGAGGCAGAGGAGAGTTCCGAAATCGAGAAATTCGAAGCCGTGGAGGCAGGGATAGAGGCAGttcagagaaaagaagaagagatgaagaaagaaaTCGAGAGACTCAAGAGCAACCACGCTTCCGAAGCTTCAGCTGCTCTACGGGAGCTGGAGAGAGTGAGGCAAGAGCTGGTGGCAGCTAACGAGGCCAAGAGCAAGGCTCAGAGCGAAGCAGATGAGGCTACCAAGATGGCTGCCATCCACGAGGAGAAAGTGGAGATCTTATCCTCTGAGCTGATACGGTTGAAGGCTTTGCTGGATTCCACCAGGGAGAAGGAAACAATCTCAAACAAGGAGATTGCTTCGAAGCTAGGAGGGGAGATAGATGTTCTGAGAAGAGAGCTTGAGAAGGCGAGAGGTTTTGAAGCAGAGGTAAAGGAGGTGGAGATGGTCGTGGAGAGGCTTAAGGGGGAGTTAGAAGCTGCGCAAGGTTGTGCTGAAGAGTGGAGAAACAGAGCAGAAGAGTTGGAGGAAGCTGATGAGCTCAAGAGATCTGCATTGGTTTCTCTTGTAACTGTAAGGAAGCAGCTGGAAGAAAGCGACGGTAGATTGGAGGGTATGGAGTCCAAAGTCACTGATCTCAAGGAGAAGATCAGGTTGTTGGAGACGGTGGTTGCTAGGAAGGAGGAGGCTCTTGAGGAGTGTGAAGAGCGGTTGAGTGTTGCAGAAGTAGAGTTATCTAAGGCCGAGAGAGAGCTTGAAACTGTGAAGGAGGAGGTGTTAAAGAAGGAGCGAGATGCTATGGAAGAGAGAAGCAAGCTCTTGTCAGAGCTGGGGAGATggaaagaggaagaggagaagagcAAGAAAGCTATGGAGAGTTTAGCTTCAGCATTGCACGAAGTGTCAAGCGAAGCACGCGAGTTGAAAGAATCTGAACGGCAAGTGGAAGATCTGAAGCTGGTCATGAGAGAAACGAGCGACAAGTACGAGAAGATGCTGGAGGAGGCGAGGCATGAGATAGATGTTCTCGTCAACGCGGTGGAGCAGACCAAGAGAGAGTTAGAGAGCTCGGTGGTGGACTGGGAGATGAGAGAAGCGGGTTTGGTTAGCCATGTGAAGAGATTCGATGAGGAGGTTTCTTCAATGAGTAAAGAGATGAACAGGTTGGGTGGTTTGGTGAAAAGGACTAAGGAGGAAGCTGATGCGGCGTGGAAGAAGGAAGCAGAGATGAGAGATGGGTTGAAAGAAGTGGAGGATGAGGTGATTTATCTTCAGGAGACTCTCAGGGAGGCGAGAGCTGAGAGTTTTAAACTGAATGAGAAAATGTTGGATAAGGAGACAGAGTTTCAGAGCGTTGTTCATGAGAATGATGTGCTCAGAGTGAAGCAGGATGAGTCTCTGAAGAAGATCGATGAGTTAACGAGGCTACTAGAGGAAGCTTTGGCTGAGAAACATGATAATAAAGTTGAGGTCAGTGAGAGCGAGAAGGACTATGATTTGCTTGAGTTCTGTGAGGAGAATGGTCATAGAAGTGTAGAAGAGAAGGacagagaagagaaagatgaTAATAGAGTTGAAGTTGAATTTAAAATGTGGGAAAGTTGTGAGATTGAGAAGAAAGAAGCTTTCCCCAAGGAGAAACCAGAGCAAGAGGCTCCAAAAGAAGAAGTAGAAGACCAAAGCGAGAAAACATCACCTGAAAACATGAAAGAAAGCAGAGAAGATCGGGTGGTGAatgaggagaaggagaagaagattaAGAAGAAGACTCTGTTTGGTAAAGTTGGGAATCTTCTAAAGAAGAAAGGACCTGTGAATCAgagataa